From Permianibacter aggregans, a single genomic window includes:
- the mraY gene encoding phospho-N-acetylmuramoyl-pentapeptide-transferase encodes MLLWLAQYLQQFNSGFNVFNYLTFRTILGVLTALMISLLIGPKMIAWLTRVKVGQTVRTDGPQTHLTKSGTPTMGGTLILVAIAISTLLWANLNNRFVWVVLLVTMAFGVIGFADDYIKLVRKDPKGLIARWKYFWQSVVGIAAAVFLYQNAQSPAETTLIIPFFKTVLVPLGAFYMVFTYFVIVGTSNAVNLTDGLDGLAIVPTVMVAGALAVFAYATGNTNFASYLQIPYIAGVGEVAIFCGAIVGAGLGFLWFNTYPAMVFMGDVGALALGAALGTVAVLVRQELVLFVMGGVFVMETVSVMVQVASFKLTGRRVFRMAPIHHHFELKGWPEPRVIVRFWIITVILVLAGLATLKIR; translated from the coding sequence ATGTTGTTATGGCTGGCTCAATATCTGCAGCAATTCAACAGTGGATTCAACGTCTTCAATTATCTGACGTTCCGAACCATTCTGGGCGTGCTGACGGCATTGATGATTTCCTTGCTGATTGGCCCGAAAATGATCGCCTGGCTGACTCGGGTTAAAGTTGGGCAGACGGTGCGTACCGACGGTCCGCAAACGCATTTGACCAAGTCCGGCACACCGACGATGGGCGGCACACTGATTCTGGTGGCCATTGCCATCAGTACGCTGCTCTGGGCCAATCTGAACAATCGTTTTGTCTGGGTGGTGTTGCTGGTGACGATGGCGTTCGGTGTCATTGGTTTTGCTGACGATTACATCAAGCTGGTCAGAAAAGATCCGAAAGGTTTGATCGCGCGCTGGAAATATTTCTGGCAATCGGTAGTCGGTATCGCCGCCGCGGTATTCCTGTATCAGAACGCGCAATCGCCAGCGGAAACAACCTTGATCATTCCGTTTTTCAAAACCGTGTTGGTGCCGCTCGGCGCCTTTTACATGGTGTTTACTTATTTCGTCATTGTCGGCACCAGCAACGCCGTCAATCTGACCGACGGCCTTGATGGTCTGGCGATTGTGCCGACGGTGATGGTTGCGGGCGCACTCGCGGTATTCGCTTACGCAACCGGTAACACCAACTTCGCCAGCTATCTGCAAATTCCGTACATCGCTGGTGTCGGCGAAGTGGCGATTTTCTGCGGTGCCATTGTCGGTGCGGGTTTGGGATTTCTCTGGTTCAACACCTACCCGGCGATGGTATTCATGGGCGATGTTGGCGCGTTGGCCCTTGGCGCCGCGCTCGGCACCGTTGCCGTGTTGGTGCGTCAGGAATTGGTGCTGTTTGTCATGGGTGGCGTGTTCGTCATGGAAACGGTTTCGGTCATGGTGCAGGTGGCGTCATTCAAATTGACTGGTCGGCGCGTGTTCCGGATGGCGCCGATTCACCACCACTTTGAACTGAAAGGTTGGCCGGAGCCGCGCGTTATCGTCCGGTTCTGGATTATCACGGTCATTCTGGTGCTGGCCGGTTTGGCGACACTGAAGATTCGGTAA
- the murD gene encoding UDP-N-acetylmuramoyl-L-alanine--D-glutamate ligase, translating into MSGTHPPLNVIVGLGKTGVAVARYLQARGERFAVTDSRVQPPGLDELKTINPQVHCLLGDISAELCSKAARIILSPGIALSHPALHQARAAGVEIIGDIELFVREARSPIVAITGSNGKSTVTALTAHLLNHAHKRALIGGNFGTPALDLLSEAKPDFYVLELSSFQLETTHSLSAAAAAVLNISEDHMDRYADITAYAEAKARIYHRAKVAVFNADDRETQRELERAKHRVAFSLLDENADYALVRINGKHWLSAHQEPFISQTALPLQGDHNAANVLAAVALCEAVGVSVEKLRDGLRSFQGLPHRCVLVREREGVRYFNDSKATNVGSALAAINGLSNVVAGKIVLIAGGDAKGQDLSPLTTVLRQHVSAMILIGKDANRLAAISPEPVTTLHADSLHQAVALASAHAQAGDVVLLSPACASLDMFKDYADRGDQFTRLVEALP; encoded by the coding sequence ATGAGCGGAACGCACCCACCACTAAACGTCATCGTCGGTCTTGGTAAGACCGGCGTCGCCGTTGCCCGCTATTTGCAGGCACGTGGGGAGCGCTTTGCCGTTACCGATAGCCGCGTGCAGCCGCCGGGCCTTGATGAATTGAAAACAATTAACCCGCAAGTGCATTGTCTGCTCGGTGATATTTCTGCCGAGCTCTGCAGTAAAGCGGCACGCATCATTTTGTCGCCGGGTATTGCGCTTAGCCACCCGGCGTTGCATCAAGCTCGCGCCGCCGGCGTCGAAATCATCGGCGATATCGAATTGTTCGTGCGCGAAGCGAGATCGCCGATCGTTGCCATTACTGGCTCGAACGGCAAATCGACGGTGACGGCGCTGACCGCACATTTGCTCAATCACGCTCACAAGCGTGCGCTGATTGGCGGCAACTTCGGCACCCCGGCGCTCGACTTGCTGAGCGAAGCGAAACCGGATTTTTACGTGTTGGAGCTGTCCAGCTTCCAATTGGAAACCACGCATAGCCTGTCTGCAGCGGCGGCAGCGGTATTGAATATCAGCGAAGATCATATGGATCGTTACGCCGATATCACCGCCTATGCTGAAGCAAAAGCCCGTATTTACCATCGCGCCAAGGTCGCGGTGTTCAACGCCGACGATCGGGAGACTCAGCGGGAGCTGGAGCGTGCCAAACATCGTGTGGCATTTTCTCTGCTCGATGAAAACGCCGATTACGCGCTGGTACGCATCAACGGCAAACACTGGTTGAGCGCCCATCAGGAACCGTTCATTTCCCAAACTGCACTGCCACTGCAGGGCGATCACAATGCTGCCAATGTGCTAGCCGCTGTCGCGCTTTGCGAAGCCGTTGGCGTGTCGGTAGAAAAACTTCGTGATGGTTTGCGCAGCTTTCAGGGCTTGCCTCATCGCTGCGTACTGGTGCGCGAGCGCGAAGGTGTGCGCTATTTCAATGACTCGAAAGCCACCAATGTCGGTTCAGCACTGGCGGCGATTAACGGCCTCAGCAATGTGGTCGCCGGCAAGATTGTGTTGATCGCGGGCGGCGATGCCAAAGGCCAGGACTTATCGCCATTGACCACCGTGCTGCGTCAACATGTCAGCGCGATGATTTTGATTGGCAAAGACGCCAACCGATTGGCGGCAATCAGTCCAGAACCGGTCACAACGCTGCATGCCGACAGTCTGCATCAAGCCGTCGCCTTGGCTAGCGCTCACGCTCAGGCAGGTGATGTCGTGTTACTGTCGCCGGCCTGCGCCAGCCTCGATATGTTCAAGGATTACGCCGATCGCGGTGACCAATTCACCCGCTTGGTGGAGGCGCTGCCATGA
- the murG gene encoding undecaprenyldiphospho-muramoylpentapeptide beta-N-acetylglucosaminyltransferase, which produces MSKCLMIAAGGTGGHIFPAIAVADLLREQGWRIVWLGSIGGMEERLVPMQNIELHLLPVTGLRGKSVLTLLLAPWRIVKSVWLARRLIKNSQVDVVLGMGGFASGPGGIAAKLSGVPLLLHEQNAIAGMTNRYLAKLANKVMAAFPEAFPANVNVDVVGNPVRKAISASVPNPARESLRVLVVGGSRGAAALNETMPEVIAALRSALVEVWHQTGKGHLEKTQNLYLRQLDSEQIKRVQISEFIDDMASAYAWADVVVCRAGALTVSELAMAGKPAIFVPYPHAVDDHQYHNARYLADRDASWIVRQGAELKPKLIERMQILLNDREVLHTAAQKAASLAQPLAGRQVAEACVALAQGV; this is translated from the coding sequence ATGAGCAAGTGTCTGATGATTGCCGCTGGTGGTACCGGTGGGCATATTTTCCCGGCGATTGCCGTTGCTGATTTGTTGCGTGAACAAGGCTGGCGCATTGTTTGGCTCGGCAGCATTGGCGGCATGGAAGAGCGCCTGGTGCCAATGCAAAACATCGAGCTGCATTTGCTGCCGGTAACCGGTTTGCGCGGCAAGTCGGTGCTGACGTTGTTACTGGCACCATGGCGTATCGTCAAAAGTGTGTGGCTGGCACGTCGCTTGATCAAAAACTCGCAAGTCGATGTGGTGCTCGGTATGGGCGGGTTTGCCAGTGGTCCTGGTGGCATTGCTGCCAAACTCAGTGGCGTACCGTTGTTGTTGCACGAACAAAATGCCATCGCCGGCATGACCAATCGCTATCTGGCGAAACTCGCCAACAAAGTGATGGCGGCGTTTCCGGAAGCTTTCCCGGCCAATGTGAACGTGGATGTCGTTGGTAATCCGGTGCGCAAAGCCATTAGTGCATCGGTACCGAATCCAGCACGTGAATCGCTGCGGGTGCTGGTCGTTGGCGGCAGCCGTGGTGCCGCTGCCTTGAATGAAACGATGCCGGAAGTGATCGCGGCGTTGCGTTCAGCGCTGGTTGAAGTCTGGCATCAGACTGGTAAAGGTCATTTGGAAAAAACGCAGAATTTGTATTTGCGTCAGCTCGACAGCGAACAAATCAAGCGCGTGCAGATCAGTGAATTTATCGACGACATGGCCAGCGCCTATGCCTGGGCCGATGTCGTCGTTTGCCGTGCCGGCGCGCTGACCGTTTCGGAGTTGGCGATGGCCGGCAAACCAGCGATTTTTGTGCCGTATCCGCATGCCGTTGACGACCACCAGTATCACAACGCGCGTTATCTCGCTGACCGTGATGCGTCGTGGATTGTCCGTCAGGGCGCGGAGTTGAAACCGAAATTAATCGAGCGCATGCAAATCTTGCTGAATGATCGTGAGGTGTTGCATACCGCGGCCCAGAAAGCCGCGAGCCTGGCACAGCCGCTAGCCGGCCGGCAGGTGGCTGAAGCTTGCGTCGCGTTGGCGCAAGGAGTGTAA
- the ftsL gene encoding cell division protein FtsL has translation MSARRPTPSLVRLILASVKSVGFGVLVLALLTFSSAVLVVWSAHETRMARAELEKLERQRDELDNDYRELKLAQAALAEHSRVDVIAKQKLDMERVSAENEKVVQHD, from the coding sequence ATGAGTGCGCGGCGACCGACACCCTCACTAGTGCGACTGATCCTGGCCAGCGTCAAAAGCGTTGGCTTTGGCGTATTGGTGCTGGCGTTGTTGACGTTCAGTTCCGCAGTGCTGGTGGTTTGGAGTGCGCACGAAACGCGCATGGCGCGGGCCGAACTGGAAAAACTCGAACGTCAGCGCGACGAGCTCGACAACGATTACCGCGAATTGAAGCTGGCGCAGGCGGCCTTGGCCGAACACAGCCGCGTCGATGTTATCGCCAAGCAAAAACTCGACATGGAGCGGGTCTCGGCCGAAAACGAAAAGGTGGTGCAGCATGACTGA
- the rsmH gene encoding 16S rRNA (cytosine(1402)-N(4))-methyltransferase RsmH, with amino-acid sequence MHESVLLHESLAALNVHADGIYVDATFGRGGHSGEILKLLGERGRLLAFDRDPQAVQVAKQQFADDARFEIIAEPFSAMSRELSARDLMGKVNGILMDLGVSSPQLDEAARGFSFMRDGELDMRMDPTRGFSAAEFIATAKESDLADVIYRLGEDRQSRRIARAIVTARQVEPITRTLQLAKIVADALPRHEKHKHPATRTFLALRLYVNDELGEVERTLPQAVDALAAQGRLAVISFHSLEDRIVKLYLRDEARGPQLPKDLPVRDQEIKRRIKLVDKIMPGEAELKVNPRARSAVLRVAERIR; translated from the coding sequence ATGCATGAATCGGTACTCCTGCACGAATCGCTGGCAGCACTGAACGTACACGCCGACGGCATCTATGTCGATGCCACGTTCGGACGTGGTGGTCACAGCGGCGAAATATTGAAATTACTCGGCGAGCGCGGCCGTTTGTTGGCGTTCGACCGTGATCCACAGGCCGTGCAGGTCGCCAAACAACAGTTTGCCGACGATGCCCGGTTCGAAATCATTGCCGAGCCCTTTTCGGCGATGAGCAGGGAGCTAAGCGCCCGCGACCTGATGGGCAAGGTCAACGGCATTTTGATGGATTTGGGTGTCTCATCGCCGCAACTGGATGAAGCGGCACGAGGTTTCAGTTTTATGCGTGACGGCGAACTCGACATGCGCATGGACCCAACCCGGGGTTTCAGCGCAGCAGAATTTATCGCAACGGCCAAGGAAAGCGACTTGGCCGACGTCATTTATCGCCTCGGTGAAGATCGGCAATCACGTCGCATCGCTCGCGCCATCGTCACTGCCCGGCAGGTCGAACCGATTACTCGCACTCTGCAACTGGCGAAAATCGTCGCCGATGCACTGCCGCGCCACGAGAAACACAAACACCCGGCGACGCGTACTTTCCTGGCGCTACGTTTATACGTCAATGACGAACTCGGTGAAGTCGAACGGACGCTGCCGCAAGCGGTTGACGCCTTGGCTGCTCAAGGCCGCTTGGCGGTGATCAGTTTTCATTCGCTTGAAGATCGCATCGTCAAACTTTATCTGCGTGATGAAGCACGCGGCCCGCAACTGCCGAAAGATTTGCCGGTGCGCGATCAGGAAATCAAACGCCGAATCAAACTCGTCGACAAAATCATGCCTGGCGAAGCCGAGCTGAAAGTCAACCCACGCGCACGCAGCGCAGTGCTTCGAGTGGCGGAGCGTATCCGATGA
- a CDS encoding UDP-N-acetylmuramoyl-tripeptide--D-alanyl-D-alanine ligase, whose protein sequence is MIKLDLQTVAEACHGELQGENLTFLGVGTDTRADLRGKLFIAIKGERFDAHDFVSKAEEQGAIALLVARAVESALPQVIVADTRIAMGELARHWREHLALKVVGLTGSVGKTTVKEMLASILRTDAPTLATKGNFNNDIGVPLTLFDLSGAHKYAVIEMGANHKGEIGYCAGIAKPNVALITKIAPAHLEGFGSIEGVAHAKSEIYQALSSDGIAVLNNEIAFKGIVEKAIGGRRCIRYGLHKDHNDLYADQISLDDSGCARFTLHCAGEQMRVQLTLPGEHNVSNALAAAGAAHALRFSLEKIATGLAQTPSVKGRVNQRQAENGALVIDDTYNANLTSMCAALDLLASKPTQTIAILGDMGELGEAAVEMHREVGQYAKSKNIAALYTLGNLSEQMSKAFGAGARHFTSIDELNAHLQKTLTGREAILVKGSRSAKMERVVAALCGDEQPATKQEQRETR, encoded by the coding sequence ATGATCAAACTTGACCTGCAGACGGTTGCCGAAGCTTGCCATGGCGAGTTGCAAGGTGAAAATCTGACGTTTCTTGGCGTCGGCACCGATACCCGCGCTGACCTGCGCGGTAAATTGTTTATCGCGATCAAAGGCGAGCGATTTGACGCTCATGATTTTGTCAGCAAAGCCGAAGAGCAGGGCGCGATTGCCCTGTTGGTCGCGCGCGCCGTGGAATCCGCCTTACCGCAAGTTATTGTCGCGGATACCCGCATCGCGATGGGCGAGTTGGCCCGGCACTGGCGCGAGCATCTGGCGCTGAAAGTGGTCGGATTAACCGGCTCGGTTGGCAAAACCACGGTCAAGGAAATGCTCGCCAGTATTCTGCGTACCGATGCCCCAACGCTGGCGACCAAGGGCAATTTCAACAACGATATCGGTGTGCCGCTGACGCTGTTTGATTTGTCCGGTGCCCACAAATACGCCGTGATCGAGATGGGGGCCAATCATAAAGGCGAAATTGGCTACTGCGCCGGTATTGCCAAGCCCAATGTCGCGCTGATCACGAAGATTGCGCCAGCCCATCTGGAAGGTTTCGGTTCGATTGAAGGTGTCGCTCACGCCAAATCGGAAATCTATCAGGCGCTGAGCAGCGATGGCATTGCCGTGCTGAACAATGAAATCGCGTTCAAAGGCATTGTCGAGAAAGCCATCGGCGGCCGTCGCTGTATTCGCTATGGTCTGCATAAAGATCACAACGATTTATATGCTGATCAGATTTCGCTGGATGATAGTGGTTGCGCGCGCTTTACCCTGCACTGTGCAGGTGAACAGATGCGCGTGCAGTTGACCCTACCCGGCGAACACAATGTCAGCAACGCGCTCGCCGCAGCGGGCGCCGCCCATGCCTTGCGGTTTTCACTGGAAAAAATCGCTACCGGTTTGGCGCAAACGCCAAGCGTCAAGGGCCGAGTCAATCAGCGCCAGGCGGAAAACGGTGCGCTGGTTATCGACGACACCTACAACGCCAATCTGACTTCGATGTGCGCGGCATTGGATTTGCTGGCCAGTAAGCCGACGCAAACCATCGCCATACTCGGTGATATGGGTGAACTTGGCGAAGCGGCGGTGGAGATGCATCGTGAAGTGGGTCAATACGCCAAGAGCAAAAATATTGCCGCGTTGTACACCCTTGGCAACTTGAGCGAGCAGATGAGCAAAGCCTTTGGCGCCGGTGCTCGCCATTTCACCTCTATCGACGAACTCAATGCGCATTTGCAGAAAACCCTGACCGGTCGTGAAGCGATTCTGGTCAAGGGGTCACGCAGCGCCAAAATGGAACGCGTTGTCGCCGCCTTATGTGGTGATGAGCAACCCGCAACAAAACAAGAACAACGGGAGACACGCTGA
- the ftsW gene encoding putative lipid II flippase FtsW, which translates to MNAVLQWMRTPFAKAAEADQAMYDKPLLIAITLLLAFGILMVTSSSLPFALERTGNGFSLVYRHLFYLGLALVASAVVLSRPSDSWQQWAMHMLVACLVLLVLVLLLGREVNGAKRWLGFGGFTVQVSELAKLFVIIYLADYLQRRNDLLRTRFEGFIRPLMVIGFATFLLLLEPDYGASVVIVATCLTMMFLAGAKLWQFIALCLVAVAMLAIVALSASYRLQRLKTFLDPWADPFGSGYQLTQSLIAFGRGEWFGQGLGNSLQKLAYLPEAHTDFVFAVVAEEFGLFGVVLVLALFAFLVLRILQISQAALKAEMPFQSYACAGVATWMALQAMINVGVASGALPTKGLTLPFISYGGNAIIINLVAMAFVVRVDFERRLRSAPPKRQEVEA; encoded by the coding sequence ATGAACGCCGTGCTGCAATGGATGCGTACGCCGTTTGCGAAAGCGGCAGAAGCCGATCAAGCGATGTACGACAAACCGCTGTTGATTGCGATCACGCTACTGCTGGCCTTTGGCATTTTAATGGTGACATCGAGTTCGCTGCCATTTGCACTGGAGCGTACCGGTAACGGTTTCTCGTTGGTTTATCGTCACTTGTTTTACTTGGGTCTTGCGCTTGTTGCGTCTGCGGTGGTGCTGAGCCGGCCTAGCGATTCCTGGCAGCAATGGGCCATGCATATGCTGGTGGCTTGCCTGGTGTTGCTGGTGCTGGTGTTGCTGCTTGGCCGCGAAGTCAATGGTGCCAAACGCTGGTTGGGTTTCGGCGGTTTTACCGTGCAGGTATCCGAACTCGCCAAATTGTTTGTGATCATTTATCTCGCTGATTATTTGCAGCGCCGTAATGATTTGCTGCGCACTCGTTTCGAAGGATTTATCCGGCCGCTGATGGTCATCGGGTTTGCGACGTTTCTGTTGCTACTGGAACCGGATTACGGCGCTAGTGTGGTCATCGTCGCGACCTGCTTGACGATGATGTTCCTGGCCGGAGCCAAACTCTGGCAGTTTATTGCACTGTGTCTGGTTGCGGTGGCGATGCTGGCCATTGTCGCGCTGTCGGCGAGTTATCGTTTGCAACGCTTGAAAACCTTCCTCGATCCGTGGGCTGATCCATTTGGTAGTGGTTATCAGCTGACCCAGTCGCTAATCGCATTTGGTCGCGGCGAATGGTTTGGTCAAGGGCTTGGCAATAGCCTGCAGAAACTCGCGTACTTGCCGGAGGCGCACACCGACTTCGTGTTCGCTGTGGTTGCTGAAGAGTTTGGTTTGTTTGGCGTCGTGCTGGTGCTGGCTTTATTCGCCTTTCTGGTGCTGCGCATCCTGCAAATTTCGCAAGCCGCATTGAAAGCCGAAATGCCGTTTCAGTCTTATGCCTGCGCCGGCGTCGCGACCTGGATGGCCTTGCAAGCGATGATCAACGTCGGTGTCGCCAGCGGTGCGTTGCCGACCAAAGGCTTGACGCTGCCATTCATCAGTTATGGCGGTAACGCCATCATCATCAATCTGGTGGCAATGGCTTTTGTTGTTCGCGTTGATTTTGAGCGTCGCTTGCGCAGCGCACCTCCGAAACGTCAGGAGGTCGAGGCATGA
- a CDS encoding peptidoglycan D,D-transpeptidase FtsI family protein yields MTDTRRQYPFYAWRFWFLGGVLLLGFVALMARAAYLQTINTSFLQQQSDSRALRDLPITSYRGTITDRHGEELAVSIEVESVFLDPKEIIEKHDPEGMRKGKAWNQLAVVLFGKKPHELNKLVDANASRQFVWAKRQLAPEEAELVRMLNLPGVHLVREFRRYYPHGEISAHVVGFTDIDERGIEGIERAFDKELTAAHGAERKIMDRRRRVVEDHGVIKKAQPGQDITLAIDSRIQTIAYQELKKSVREHRARSGSIVILDVLTGEVLAMVNQPSYNPNKRQDRPLGATRNRAITDTFEPGSTAKPITVVSALESGLYKPKSIIDTRPGYMRVGGSWVRDDGHNYGVLDLAGVIRKSSNVGVAQMALAMPKEHFLGTFQRLGFGVPINTGFPGESPGRLILEKRWSKFELATVSYGYGFTTTPLQLARAYATLAGGGIQKPVSFLKVRDGVVGQQVLDEQIAKSVLNMMEEVTTDGTGKLAQVQGYRVSGKTGTIRKATAGGYSSDYQAVFAGVAPVKNPRLVMVAMIDEPAGDRYYGGNVAAPVFSVVMDQALRLINVTPDGEAQKFVQTGREANDV; encoded by the coding sequence ATGACTGATACGCGCCGCCAATATCCGTTTTATGCCTGGCGCTTCTGGTTCCTCGGCGGCGTCTTGCTGCTGGGTTTTGTCGCATTGATGGCGCGTGCCGCTTATCTGCAAACGATCAACACCAGCTTTCTGCAACAGCAAAGCGACTCACGCGCGCTGCGCGATCTGCCGATCACCAGCTATCGCGGCACCATTACCGACCGTCATGGCGAAGAGCTGGCAGTCAGCATCGAAGTCGAATCGGTGTTTCTCGATCCGAAAGAAATTATTGAGAAGCACGATCCGGAAGGCATGCGCAAAGGCAAAGCCTGGAATCAGCTGGCTGTTGTGCTGTTCGGCAAAAAGCCGCACGAGCTGAACAAATTGGTGGACGCCAATGCCAGTCGCCAATTTGTCTGGGCGAAACGGCAATTGGCACCGGAAGAAGCCGAGCTGGTGCGCATGCTGAATCTACCCGGCGTGCATCTGGTGCGTGAATTCCGTCGTTACTATCCGCACGGAGAAATCAGTGCTCACGTAGTTGGCTTTACCGACATTGATGAGCGCGGCATCGAAGGGATCGAGCGTGCGTTTGACAAGGAGCTGACCGCGGCCCATGGTGCCGAGCGCAAGATCATGGATCGCCGTCGTCGTGTCGTCGAAGATCATGGCGTGATCAAAAAAGCGCAACCTGGGCAAGACATCACGCTGGCCATCGACAGCCGCATTCAAACCATCGCCTATCAGGAATTGAAAAAATCGGTGCGCGAACATCGCGCCCGTTCCGGTTCGATTGTCATTCTCGACGTTCTCACTGGCGAAGTGCTGGCGATGGTCAATCAGCCGTCGTACAACCCGAACAAGCGTCAGGACCGGCCACTCGGTGCCACCCGCAACCGTGCCATCACTGACACCTTTGAGCCGGGCTCGACGGCGAAACCGATCACCGTGGTCAGCGCCTTGGAAAGCGGCTTGTACAAACCGAAAAGCATTATTGATACCCGCCCTGGTTACATGCGTGTCGGCGGTTCCTGGGTGCGCGATGATGGCCACAATTACGGCGTGCTCGATTTGGCTGGCGTCATTCGCAAATCCAGCAACGTTGGTGTCGCGCAAATGGCCTTGGCGATGCCGAAAGAACATTTTCTCGGTACCTTTCAGCGCTTGGGTTTCGGCGTACCGATCAACACCGGTTTTCCCGGCGAAAGTCCGGGCCGCCTGATTCTGGAAAAACGTTGGTCGAAATTTGAATTGGCCACCGTTTCCTATGGTTATGGCTTCACGACAACGCCGCTGCAGTTGGCGCGCGCGTACGCGACCTTGGCTGGCGGTGGCATTCAAAAACCGGTGTCATTTTTGAAAGTGCGCGACGGCGTCGTTGGCCAGCAGGTGCTCGATGAACAAATCGCCAAGTCGGTACTCAATATGATGGAAGAAGTAACGACCGATGGCACCGGAAAACTGGCACAGGTACAGGGTTATCGTGTTTCCGGCAAAACCGGCACGATTCGCAAGGCAACGGCCGGCGGTTACAGCTCCGATTATCAGGCGGTGTTTGCCGGTGTGGCGCCAGTCAAAAACCCGCGGTTGGTCATGGTCGCGATGATCGATGAACCGGCTGGTGACCGCTATTACGGCGGTAATGTCGCCGCGCCGGTATTCAGCGTCGTCATGGATCAGGCGCTGCGTTTGATCAACGTGACGCCAGATGGCGAAGCGCAAAAATTTGTCCAGACCGGACGGGAGGCTAACGATGTCTGA
- a CDS encoding UDP-N-acetylmuramoyl-L-alanyl-D-glutamate--2,6-diaminopimelate ligase, which produces MTLADLLQGFAPVVAERLQKVPVSRLTQDSREITAGDLFVALSGGTFDGRQFVEQALNKGAIAALVEGDKTQHDFEIAVPDLRTKLSAIAGRLYGDASQELDVYAVTGTNGKTTISQLLAAALTQLDGPCAVMGTLGNGLYGSLQPSRHTTMDAIAMQASLRELRKQGAKQVAMEVSSHGLDQGRVAAVKFDVAVFTNLTRDHLDYHGTMERYGEAKRKLFVWPSVKHVVINADDAFGRQLLADQGITAQKWAYGIRPQQVGNIAGYIHAEKIHYSHDGILAEIVTPWGRRLLQSPLLGEFNLSNLLAALTALCAQGYALEDVATVLGTVPPIAGRMERFGGDKVPLVVVDYAHTPDALEKALLALRLHTMGKVAVVFGCGGDRDRGKRPEMGAIAEKLADLVVLSNDNPRTEQPEQIAADIRAGMANADAVTFIADRPQAIAKAFAELGQHDGLLLAGKGHESYMDAAGVRTPYSEVAVVRKLLEQAS; this is translated from the coding sequence ATGACGTTAGCTGATTTGCTGCAAGGTTTCGCACCCGTTGTCGCCGAGCGCCTGCAAAAAGTGCCGGTGTCACGACTGACGCAAGACAGCCGCGAAATCACCGCCGGTGATCTGTTTGTTGCGCTGAGTGGCGGCACGTTTGATGGCCGCCAATTTGTCGAGCAGGCGCTGAACAAAGGCGCGATAGCCGCGCTGGTGGAAGGCGATAAAACGCAACACGATTTTGAAATTGCTGTGCCGGACCTGCGCACGAAATTATCGGCCATTGCCGGTCGCTTGTATGGTGATGCCTCGCAGGAGCTCGACGTTTATGCCGTGACCGGCACCAATGGCAAAACCACGATCAGCCAATTGCTGGCCGCCGCGCTGACGCAACTTGATGGTCCTTGTGCGGTCATGGGTACGCTCGGCAATGGCTTGTATGGTTCGTTGCAACCAAGCCGGCATACGACGATGGATGCCATCGCCATGCAAGCGAGCTTGCGCGAGTTGCGAAAACAAGGCGCCAAACAAGTCGCCATGGAAGTGTCTTCGCATGGCCTCGATCAGGGCCGCGTTGCCGCGGTCAAATTCGATGTCGCGGTGTTCACCAATCTGACTCGCGATCATCTTGATTATCACGGCACGATGGAGCGCTACGGCGAAGCCAAACGCAAGTTGTTCGTCTGGCCTTCCGTCAAACACGTCGTGATCAATGCTGATGATGCGTTCGGTCGGCAATTGTTGGCTGACCAAGGCATTACTGCGCAGAAATGGGCTTACGGCATCCGTCCGCAACAAGTAGGCAATATTGCCGGTTACATTCACGCCGAAAAAATTCATTACAGCCACGATGGCATTCTCGCCGAGATTGTCACGCCCTGGGGTCGGCGCTTGCTGCAAAGCCCCTTGCTAGGCGAATTCAATTTAAGCAATTTGCTGGCGGCGCTAACGGCATTGTGCGCGCAAGGTTATGCGCTCGAAGATGTCGCCACCGTGCTTGGCACGGTGCCACCTATTGCTGGCCGTATGGAGCGTTTTGGTGGTGATAAAGTGCCGCTCGTCGTTGTCGATTATGCTCACACGCCGGATGCGCTGGAAAAAGCGCTGCTGGCTTTGCGCCTGCACACAATGGGTAAAGTCGCTGTGGTCTTCGGTTGCGGCGGTGATCGCGATCGCGGCAAGCGTCCTGAGATGGGCGCGATAGCCGAGAAGCTCGCCGATTTGGTCGTGCTCAGCAATGACAATCCGCGCACCGAACAGCCCGAGCAAATTGCCGCTGATATCCGCGCCGGCATGGCGAACGCCGATGCCGTGACCTTCATTGCCGATCGGCCGCAAGCGATTGCCAAGGCATTTGCTGAACTCGGTCAACACGATGGCCTGCTGCTGGCTGGTAAAGGCCATGAATCCTATATGGATGCTGCTGGTGTACGCACACCGTATAGCGAAGTAGCCGTGGTCAGAAAATTATTGGAGCAGGCGTCATGA